The Zingiber officinale cultivar Zhangliang chromosome 9A, Zo_v1.1, whole genome shotgun sequence genome window below encodes:
- the LOC122019479 gene encoding stigma-specific STIG1-like protein 3, translated as MRKADAADAALFLVAALLLALWAAAAGEIGGGSGRQSRFLPENGGRRCTINRGICQRQRMRCCGDECVDTSSDEFNCGRCGHECDYAYRCCGGKCVALQFDTKNCGICFRRCHNCTYGFCNYAS; from the coding sequence ATGAGGAAAGCCGACGCCGCCGACGCCGCGCTCTTCCTCGTGGCCGCGCTGCTGCTGGCGTTGTGGGCCGCCGCGGCTGGCGAAATCGGCGGAGGTAGCGGCAGGCAAAGCCGGTTCCTCCCGGAGAATGGCGGGAGGAGGTGCACCATCAACCGCGGGATCTGCCAGAGGCAGAGGATGCGTTGCTGCGGCGACGAGTGCGTCGACACCAGCAGCGACGAGTTCAACTGCGGCCGGTGCGGGCACGAGTGCGACTACGCCTACCGCTGCTGCGGCGGAAAGTGCGTGGCGCTCCAGTTCGACACGAAAAACTGCGGGATCTGCTTCAGGCGCTGCCATAATTGCACGTATGGGTTTTGTAACTACGCATCGTAG